One Prodigiosinella aquatilis DNA window includes the following coding sequences:
- a CDS encoding AMP-binding protein produces the protein MFSSMMQAIVSHLEQSGDTIAIISPDGQFSCRQVAGRVQAIVDVLQQLKPTRVLVFGHKELDTLSALLACAYCGIAFTVVDSANPLSRVVKMAEIYQTDLILDGRVASQPVCDDAITHYPIVALASLPDSDCQLTAWQTPADNPIFYVLSTSGSTGLPKGVKIGYAQFGAFYAWYREIMLVEASNGAHLNHARLSFDMGLLDLFTSLALAKPLIMLCHAHNAMPRQNLNLMRCQPAVAVTSWFSTPSFLEIMCLDPQFNQQVLVHLQLVIVGGEFVSPQLIDKIHQRFPQVRVMHGYGPTETACLTHLQPIERLSDGEHRLLPLGKPRGNNVIGIENDRGEQLPIGEVGEVVIYGEQVGLGYLPESHPKNVAFGGHDDRRFYRTGDYGFVNEHGELWLKGRIDRQVKWHGNRVELAEIEAVACRYPLVSQAAAVPVYQHNKLADVIMFLQLHHDTPEQRQGFVRHISEQLPKYMVPTSLHYLQQLPLSLNGKIDHQALLQYWQQNYQRQDSPS, from the coding sequence ATGTTTTCGTCAATGATGCAGGCGATCGTTAGTCATCTTGAACAGTCGGGTGACACCATCGCTATCATCTCGCCGGATGGACAGTTCAGTTGCCGGCAGGTTGCCGGGCGCGTACAGGCTATCGTTGATGTTTTACAGCAGCTAAAGCCGACACGGGTGTTGGTCTTTGGTCATAAAGAACTGGATACCCTCTCGGCATTGCTTGCCTGTGCTTACTGCGGTATCGCGTTTACTGTGGTGGATTCCGCCAATCCGCTGTCCAGAGTGGTGAAAATGGCCGAGATTTATCAAACCGACCTGATCCTGGATGGGCGTGTGGCTTCGCAGCCCGTCTGCGATGACGCGATCACTCACTACCCGATAGTGGCGCTGGCGTCATTGCCCGACAGTGATTGTCAACTGACAGCGTGGCAGACGCCCGCGGATAATCCGATTTTTTATGTGCTGTCAACGTCCGGCAGCACTGGGCTGCCGAAAGGCGTCAAGATTGGCTATGCGCAATTTGGCGCTTTTTACGCCTGGTATCGTGAGATCATGCTGGTTGAAGCCTCCAACGGAGCACATCTCAATCATGCGCGTCTCTCCTTTGATATGGGTCTGCTCGATCTGTTTACCAGCCTCGCGCTGGCGAAACCGTTGATTATGTTATGTCATGCGCATAATGCGATGCCACGCCAGAACCTTAATCTGATGAGATGCCAGCCAGCGGTGGCGGTAACCAGCTGGTTTTCAACGCCAAGTTTTCTGGAGATCATGTGTCTGGACCCCCAGTTCAACCAGCAGGTTTTAGTGCATTTACAGTTGGTGATCGTCGGGGGCGAGTTTGTCTCGCCACAACTGATTGACAAAATTCATCAGCGCTTTCCACAGGTGCGGGTGATGCACGGTTATGGGCCGACGGAAACCGCCTGCCTCACACATCTTCAGCCTATCGAACGGTTGTCTGACGGCGAACACAGACTGTTGCCACTAGGCAAACCCCGTGGCAATAACGTGATTGGCATCGAAAATGATCGTGGTGAGCAGCTTCCCATTGGGGAGGTCGGGGAAGTGGTAATTTACGGTGAACAGGTCGGCTTGGGATATTTGCCCGAATCGCATCCGAAAAATGTCGCTTTCGGTGGTCATGACGATAGGCGTTTCTACCGCACCGGCGACTACGGTTTCGTCAATGAACATGGCGAACTGTGGTTAAAAGGCCGGATAGACCGCCAGGTCAAATGGCATGGTAACCGAGTGGAACTGGCGGAAATTGAAGCGGTAGCCTGCCGCTATCCGCTGGTAAGCCAGGCGGCCGCTGTACCGGTTTATCAGCACAATAAACTGGCTGACGTGATTATGTTCCTGCAACTACATCATGATACGCCCGAACAGCGGCAGGGTTTTGTCCGTCATATTAGTGAACAACTGCCCAAATATATGGTGCCGACGTCCCTCCATTATCTGCAACAGTTACCGCTGAGTCTGAATGGCAAAATTGATCATCAGGCGTTACTGCAATACTGGCAGCAAAACTATCAACGTCAGGATAGCCCGTCGTAG